Part of the Coregonus clupeaformis isolate EN_2021a chromosome 8, ASM2061545v1, whole genome shotgun sequence genome, gcagttttgtcacacaacacaatgccacagtctcaagttttgagggaacgtgcaattggcatgccgactgcaggaatgtccaccagagctgttgccagataattgaatgttcatttctctaccataagccgcatccaacatcgttttagagtaTTTGGCAGTATGTACAAACGGcccctcacaaccacagaccacgtgtaaccacgtcagcccaggacttccacatccggcttcttcacctgcaggatcttctgagaccagccacccggacagctaatGAATCTGAGgagcatttctgtctgtaataaagcccttttgtggggaaaaacatattctgattggctgggccttgctcccagtcatgtgaaatccatagattaggtcctaatgaatttatttaaattgactgatttccttatatgaactgtaactcattaaaatagttgaaattgttgcatgttgcatttatatttttgttcaatatatatCGATTACTTTTCTATCAATTACTTGCTTACTCGTTGTAGAAAGATGATATCCGCGTTCCCCACTTCGGAagtatcagaatcaaccaataggaagctctCTACGCAAATATCTCACGTTCATTTTAACTTGGAGTTCCTGAGTTTCCGACGTGATGTGAACGCGGAAAGAGGCGTCATGCCCAACTTAAGGACAGGGGCTTAGCCCCCCTTCCGGACCacccccagccatcctcacgtactttgtgccACCTCAGATTTTTAGGGTACATGATGCCCCTGAACGCGGCACAAGTTACCTAAGTTGATATAAAGTTGATGAAAACGAACGATTTTGCAAAacagtgaaacattcattaaacATTGTGTAAAAAGGAGACACTttgattgtctgtctgtctctctctctctcccacaggaTCTTGGGATATTAAAGGTGGGGCATGTGAGACGGATCCTTCAGGCAATTGAGGAACTTAACGAGGAGGCTTAACCAGACACCTGTCACCATGGCAACCGGAGAGGGGGGGAATAAATGATTCAATGATTCAATGACCCTCTCCCCATTCAGCTATCACCTCCCCCTTGACTCTCAATGTTCTCCATTTTGTAATCAGGGAGGAGCTGTTTTTAATGAGGGGGCGTGGCTTAGCATTTGCATCACTGTTTGGTGTTCTGTTATTGGTGCTGTTTGACCTGCTGACCAGGGAGGTGGGCGTGGCTTCTTGATAGGCAAATGGCCAATcagagaagaggaaaggagagagtttCTTAGCAACTTTTGTTTCCTTGACGACGCAATGTGTTTACGTAGGCGGCGCTGTCCTTTGCATGACGGGAGCGGACATTTTGTTTTTATTATAATTCTTAGATAACTCCTCTTTTTGGGGTTTAGGCTACccttcctcttttctctctttctttttctttcttgaCTTTCGGCGCAACTTAAAGGACTTTTTAGTTTCCTAGAGAAATCTGAAGTTTGAGGACAACAACAATAAcgaaaacaaaaaacaacaatgtAAACAACAGCTCAATTTATTCTCACCTGCTGAACTGGAGACTTAAAATATTTATTGAAGGGTCATATTGAGGAATGTAATACATGTGGACTGAAAATGGTACTAATATATTGGCCTTGCTAAAGTACTTACCATAATATCTGTAATATATGAATatgagaaatgtatgcactcactaactgtaagtcgctctggataagagcgtctgctaaatgactaaaatgtaaatgtaaaatgtaaatatatgtacTGTAGCGTCTTATGTCCAGCTACAACAGTACTCACTGTAATATCTATGGCTAGctactacagtacttactgtaATATCTAAGCCACTATGACCATCAATGTGTCCCTGCATGCCTTCCGAGTTGGATGAAGtagcccctagacactgatctaaggtctgTCTAAGGTTTGCATTATCCTTCCTTATGGTTATGCTTAGGTTTTGGGGAGGTCTGTGGTTAGGGGTAACTTATACCTTCCCTAACACGCTGGAATATATATGCAGTGAGattttgttatttttctgttgtaGAAATTGGGTAACATTTTATTTTGAAGGTCTGGTTATAAACTGCTTATAAACTGTTACTAGATAGTTCATATATAGTTTTTTAACCATTAGTTAACCGCTATATCATTCTATATAATGATTCATGTCTTTATGAATAATAGTAGTTTCGGATGAAAACTATATATATTACAAAGACCAGTATGCTGAATCATATATAGCTAAACCATGAACAACATATATAAGTTAAGTTGTATAATTAAGTTAAAATAACATGTATTTAATTCATTCAATACTGAACAAGCTATGTATTAGCCATTTAATAGCTAAGTAATGGTGTTTATTATCAGTTAATTATCAGCCTTCCAGATACAGTGTTAGCTATGATTGTCCTACTGTACCAATAGCGTGCTTGTCCTGCTGTTATTGCTAGAGGCTTTAGTGATGTACATGTACGTGTGCCAAGTTTTAAACGACACATGacgattgtgtgtgtgcgcgcaaacGACACTGTGTGCGTGTCGTTCATTTAAAATACGTTTATTGTATCTTGCCTTGCACTTTACAAAGCGAAACTTAAAGAAAAAATGTGTGCGTGTATGTTGTAAAGTGATCGCTCACTTGTGTTTTTATTGCTATGAAAATGGTCCCTCTCCCTTGTATTTATGACAAATCTATGCGGAGATTTAATGTGTGTTAATAATATGTAATATATAAATATAACCAAACGAatgttaaagtatatatatatatatatatatatatatatatatatatatataaaatatgtttATTCACTTGTCAGTGGTTGTTCTACTGTACATGTACATGCTctaagggttgcaaaattccggtaactttcaCAGGTTTTCACAAGATTTCCAGATTTTCAGAAGGGAATACGCAGAAAACCCAGAAATCCTCTGAGGATTTTTGGAAACccgggaattttgggaaagtttccagaattttgcaacccttatGTTCTCACTTTATCTAATCTTATGGATCTAATCTTATGGAAGACTGGATTCTGAAAAATTTTGCTACAACGTTACTCCAATGCTATGCCAACGATTCCTTAGCTGCTAGGATATCGGTATTGAACAGTATTGAAATCTTGTGTGACATAAAATATATAGTGGTCAACTGCCAAGGTACTGAGAGGAATGGAGAACAACGCAACAACAATGTAACATGAAATATGCCACGGTTGTGTAACAGTATTTGACGGCAAGTTTTTGTGAACGCACTCCTACAAACTGCACTGGATGGACTCTGCTGTGCAATGCTCAAAGCTGGACTCAATGTTGCACGTTGTTTGTTCAAAgatgtttaataataataataatattgtgcTGTTAATTTGTTGTACTGGTTGATCTCTGTAACCAGGCTGGAAGGTCAGCCTTTGGGCCTAAAAATTATTCCTTAAAGTCCTAAGTGTCAAGATGTTGTATATTATACTATTTAATGGTATATATTGATAAGGAGGGATGTTATTGTGAATCAAATCTTGAATTGAATCTTGAATTGTGATCAAATCTTGAATTGTGAAACTTTGAACTCATCATGTATTGAACTTGATTGAGTGTTCCAAATGTATATACATTATGCTCCATCTCAGAGCCTAACCGTTATTTTGACAGTTAACTCGACAAAAATGTTTGTTGCCAATAAGACAGGAATCATGCGGGCTATGATTTTACTGTTTTACTGCATATGAGTATCATCAGTGAATTTAGGCCGGGATAGAATCAAAGGCGTGTTGTCGAAAAAGCGCACTGCACTTgacttttaaaggtaatttaaGCTTGAGCCACTATCAAGCGTGCAGCACCCATCGTGACAGCAGGCCTTCGATTGAATTCCGGCGCTAGGCTATTTATTTGCGCTATCCAACTGCCATTCATCCATGTCCCTGAACCCAGAGAAAGAGACAGCATTCACTGGCTGCTAGCAGGAGGCTGAAATAAAGCGTGTCCATCGCTGTtggagtcgtgtgtgtgtgtgtcccaagtGCGACACAATGGACATTAGAAAGATGGAGTTTCTCCTTTGTTTTAATGAATATCACAGCACAGCAGGCCATTTAGCATCACAAACAAGTCACATTCAAACAGCAAAGATGTAGAATGGACAGATACTTTTCAATACAGTAGGCTTTTCTTATTTAATTACAATGAAACCAGAgtacagtgtccatattaggacattgATTCTGTCCCAAAGTTGCCTGATATTGGCCTAATATGGACAACGTACTGGGGGGTAGAAGACGATGAAAACTAATCTATAACAGGTTGATATTTCTTATTTGTATCCGTGCATACAGTAGAGATCAATACATAAAACAAATTCAAGTACAATTTCTTTATAAATTAAAAACCAGTAACAATATTACAGCCATACCATTTCCTTGGACTGTAAGgaaaatggacaataaagtattcTTCTAACAACAATCTCACAAACAGTCAGACCGTCTTGACTGACAGTAGACGTAATCAATAAATCAACTCATCAATTTAACCTTCTAACACGGGCATATCATTCTCTTCTGGAGGATTCTGGATAAGCTGCGGTTTCTCCCACTCCTCATCTGAATCACTGATGTCATCGTCGTCGATGTCCCTGTCCCACTGACTGGGGTCGTCGGCCTCATCTGTGTAACCTGTAATACAGTGAGCAATACTGTGAATCCAGTCAATGTTTTGATTATGGCAGTGTATAGAATGGCAGAAAATGAATGGTGGCTAACCCAATGTTAAAGTTTATGCctttccctaacccttaacctaacctcaCTGAAGccatacctaaccttaacctaacccttgTTCCTAAACTTAatcttaatcctaaccttaattTATTTCGACCCCAATGCCTAAATGTACGTTTTCGTTCTGCCGGTGGAATATACACTTCCTTATAATCACAAGATAAAAACAACATAAAGAGGGATGTTTATAGTACCCATGTCCAGGTCCTGGGGTTCTGGTTCTGGTTTGAACTTGGGGTCCTCTAGTTTTCCCCAGGCCACAGCATCTGCCTTACGGAGCGACACTTCCACCTTAGAGGGAACCATGTTGACCCCACTGTTGGCTACATCCGCTACCTAGAGTAGAGGAGGAAGCGGGATATGGGGTTATGGTGGGGATAGTTGTTTGTTGGTGtttagagaggagagaaagtagAAACACAGGAAGAGGgaaatagaaaacagaaacacaagcgagaaagaaagagtaatgtacagtacaaagagagagggaaatagagggaAAACAATTcaagaggagaaaaaaaaaaattataacggTAAAAGCATTGCCGCTCACCCCCCACAGATGGAAGTCCTTATGGAAAATCTTGTTTTCCTCAAACTGGATGTGACAGGTCAGCTACAGGAATAGAGATAGGGACAgggcggtagagagagaaagagagatgttaATCACCATTAACAACCTTACTCAAAACACCAGCGGGAAAACAGTATATGCCAAAAGTCAATATGCATGAGTGTGTGTTACCACTGTGTGATTGGCTTTGACGTAGGACAGTTGAGGGTTGGCGTTCTTGTATGTCTGTCAGTCTGCGTTTGTGTGTAGCCCGTTCTTACCACAGTGCGGTTAGCCTCGACGTAGGACAGTTCAGGGTTGGCGTTCTTGGCATAGATGGTCACGTAGACCTGTGTGGCTGTCTGGTGCCAGTCATGTCTACACGCTACCTTCTTATTGTTctgcacacacaaacattcagagagaaagacaataaccCCAGAGTTTACAGTTCACGGTTTACAGCAAAATGTCTAAGTGATTTTCATGTAAAGGCACAATTGGCAACAGGAACAGAACAAAACCCGGACATTAAGAAAAGGTCAAAGACAGAGAGGAGGGCTGACACTGACCACTTTTTGGACCCAGCGATGTTTGCCATTGGTACAACCTTTCTGATCCAGGAAAGCATTAAAGTCTATGGTCTTCACACAGCAACAGTTCCAGTACTTATACCTGTAGGGTTAGAATTACAGCACCGTATTATACCTATAGTATTACATGAATATTACATttcagtagtttataatgaagcAGCATTAAAGTCTATGGTCTTTACACAGCGACAGCTCCAGTACTTATACCTGTAGAAGAGTATATAATAGTATTGTATAATACCTGCTGCAGAATATTGCAGTGCTGTATTAATACAGgcatgtatacagtgcattcggaaagtattcagaccccttgacgttttccacattttgttaggttacagccttattctaaaattgattaaatcgtttttttcttcatcgatctacacacaataccccataatgacaaagcaaaaacaggtttttagaaatttttgcaaatgtatataaataacaacttaaatatcacatttacgtaagtattcagaccctttactcattactttgttgacgcacctttcgcagcgattacagcctcgattcttctagggtgtgacgctacaagcttggcacacacctgtatttagggagtttctcccgttcttctctgcatatcctctcaagctctgtcaggttggatggggagcgtcgctgcacagctattttcaggtctctccacagatgttcgatcgggttcaagtccgggctctggctgggtcactcaaggacattcagagacttgtcccaaagctactcctgtattgtcttggctgtgtgcttcgggtcgttgtcctgttggaaggtgaaccttcgccctagtctgaggtcctgagcactctggagcaggttttcatgaaggatctctctgtactttgctccgttcatctttccctcgatcctgacttgttTCCCAGTtgctgtcgctgaaaaacatccccacagcatgatgctgccaccaccatgcttcaccgtaggaatggaggcaggtttcctccagacgtgatgcttggcattcaggtcatagagttcaagcttggtttcatcagaccagaaaatcttgtttctcatggtcagagtccttcaggtaccttttggcaaactccaagtgggctgtcatgtgccttttactgaggagtggcatctgtctggccactctatcataaaggcctgattggtggattgctgcagagatggttgtccttctggaaggttctaccatctccacagaggaactctggagctctgtcagagtgaccatcgggttttggtcacctccctgaccaaggcccttctcccctgattgctcagtttggccgggcagcgagctctaggaagagtcttggtggttccaaacttcttccatttaagaatgatggagaccactgtgttcttggggaccttcaatgctacagaaatgttttggtacccttccccagatctgtgcctcgacacagtcctgtctcggagctctacggacaattccttcgacctcatggcttggtttttgctctgacatgcactgtcatctgtgggaccttgtatagacaggtgcgcgcctttccaaatcatgtccaatcaattgaatttaccacaggtggactccaatcaagttgtagaaacatctcaaggatgatcaatggaaacaggatgcacctgagctcaattttgagtcttatctcaaagggtctgaatacttaaaaatatatatatattagcaaacatttctaaaaaacctgtttttgttttgtcattatggggtattgtgtgtagattga contains:
- the zgc:92429 gene encoding cysteine and histidine-rich domain-containing protein 1; this encodes MALLCYNKGCGEKFDTDKNKDDACLHHPGVPIFHDALKGWSCCRKRTTDFSEFLSIKGCTQGRHSNKMPQEPMQPTVTSDKNGVRNNREEIIYQGPKSAEALQKERPSSDEDKTKLKLKVSASLTQVLGKMEISSKAELEKKESAVVMQGTRCKNTGCKTQYQGPETNGETCTHHPGAPVFHEGYKYWNCCCVKTIDFNAFLDQKGCTNGKHRWVQKVNNKKVACRHDWHQTATQVYVTIYAKNANPELSYVEANRTVLTCHIQFEENKIFHKDFHLWGVADVANSGVNMVPSKVEVSLRKADAVAWGKLEDPKFKPEPEPQDLDMGYTDEADDPSQWDRDIDDDDISDSDEEWEKPQLIQNPPEENDMPVLEG